A genomic region of Leptospira mtsangambouensis contains the following coding sequences:
- the ybeY gene encoding rRNA maturation RNase YbeY, with product MNSSLSVLTHWNDQCESNTEIQSDLVLENCELILKHLSPSFLQALELEILLVDDPVMKEINLERRGLNKTTDVLSFPLYSESPPIPFQILGEVVISMDTCRRQAKEIGHSIIDEFYRLLVHGILHLFGYDHETGEEDAIRMRAKEDECLELVFER from the coding sequence ATGAATTCTTCTTTATCAGTTTTGACCCATTGGAATGACCAATGTGAGTCGAATACAGAAATTCAATCGGATCTTGTTTTAGAAAATTGCGAATTGATTTTAAAACATTTAAGTCCAAGTTTTTTACAAGCTTTAGAACTAGAGATTTTACTTGTAGATGACCCAGTGATGAAAGAAATTAATTTAGAAAGAAGGGGACTAAACAAAACAACAGATGTTTTGTCCTTTCCTCTTTATTCAGAATCTCCACCCATTCCTTTTCAGATTTTAGGTGAAGTTGTGATTTCAATGGATACTTGTCGCAGACAGGCAAAAGAAATTGGTCATTCAATTATCGATGAATTTTACCGCCTTCTCGTACATGGAATCTTACATTTGTTTGGTTATGATCATGAAACAGGTGAAGAAGATGCCATCCGAATGCGTGCCAAAGAAGACGAATGTTTGGAATTGGTGTTTGAACGTTAA
- the recO gene encoding DNA repair protein RecO, with translation MAIRKERGIVIQSRDIGDSDRLISLAGESQSRMNFLSKGIRKSKRRAIITTELGSLVELDYYDQAEKDWKSIKEIHLVKRYDELKSDYLGTLFVLYVTELTSLIYPEGENHPFLFQLLSGSLETSNEQGFQKQILPFFKLRALSHMGHFPTEFYCHTCGEEVLTKPAAYFAVAEREFLCSDCHPIPKDHLPVLKLFHTMLSKKFSNVLGIFPKETEYRDGDLILNQFLRSLFGKELKSYFEFYKSIGYL, from the coding sequence ATGGCCATTCGCAAAGAAAGAGGGATTGTCATCCAGAGTCGAGATATTGGAGATAGCGACAGGCTCATTAGTTTAGCAGGTGAATCACAAAGTAGAATGAATTTCCTTAGCAAAGGAATTCGTAAATCCAAAAGACGTGCCATCATTACAACGGAGCTTGGTTCTCTTGTGGAACTTGATTATTATGATCAGGCAGAAAAAGATTGGAAATCCATCAAAGAAATTCATCTGGTAAAACGTTACGATGAATTGAAATCGGATTATTTAGGTACACTTTTTGTTTTATATGTAACAGAGCTTACTTCGCTCATTTACCCAGAAGGGGAGAACCATCCTTTCCTTTTCCAACTTCTTTCAGGTAGTTTAGAGACTTCGAATGAACAAGGATTTCAAAAACAAATCCTTCCTTTTTTTAAACTACGAGCCCTTTCCCATATGGGCCATTTCCCTACTGAATTCTATTGCCATACTTGTGGGGAAGAGGTTCTTACCAAACCAGCAGCCTATTTTGCGGTCGCAGAACGTGAATTTTTATGTTCAGATTGCCACCCTATCCCTAAAGATCATTTGCCTGTTTTGAAACTATTTCATACTATGTTATCAAAGAAATTTTCGAATGTACTAGGAATTTTTCCAAAAGAAACGGAATACCGAGATGGGGATTTAATTTTAAATCAATTTCTCCGGTCTCTTTTCGGAAAGGAATTAAAATCCTACTTCGAGTTTTACAAGTCAATAGGGTATTTATGA
- the argS gene encoding arginine--tRNA ligase, with translation MNVNQLLKQLVLSELEKAVDIYLEKNKLSSVKENLKIRIEYSREEKFGDYSSPFALENKNILNKNPKDIAEAVLAEIQNQSFFEFVSFSPPGFINFRIQTKFLNEYVKSVMFPSVVFAETPKKEKILLEFVSANPTGPMNIVSARSAAYGDALANLLTSLGHTVKREFYVNDYGNQVYLLGVAVLLRIFESKGEPIQFQEEESQDSVIDLVKKRILPKESYRGEYIKDIAIQCLEDASRTKFIFDSVSSEKWDEVIDFLSRYAVEYNLSRQKEDLALFGVNFDLFFSERSLHEAGDVEKVPTILKKEDVTTIDGKLHFLSTLYGDDKDRVIRREDGRPTYLMADIAYHFNKFTRGFDTLIDIWGPDHYGYIARLKGAVKSFGKADESFRVLIAQQVNLIENKEKVKMSKRLGIFQTMRDLLSYLGKQGRDVGRYFFLMRSSDAPLDFDLDLAKDESDKNPVFYIQYAHARICSIFRELQVPMDLKLLQSGISDEFLKQEERTRLLFWVARLQEEVFDTATSFEPHRLTNYLQSLSKSFTKFYSQKDNRIKDKTGNERDTLLALVLYTKFALESGLKLLGISAPEKMSKEDTEQ, from the coding sequence ATGAATGTGAATCAATTATTAAAACAACTTGTGCTTTCTGAATTAGAGAAAGCAGTCGATATCTACTTAGAAAAAAATAAGCTTAGTTCCGTTAAGGAAAACTTAAAAATTCGTATTGAATATTCAAGAGAAGAAAAGTTCGGAGATTATTCTTCTCCCTTTGCTTTAGAAAACAAAAACATTTTAAACAAAAATCCCAAAGATATTGCGGAAGCGGTTTTAGCGGAGATTCAAAACCAATCTTTTTTTGAGTTTGTTAGTTTTTCCCCACCGGGTTTTATTAATTTTCGAATCCAAACAAAGTTTTTGAATGAATATGTAAAATCTGTCATGTTTCCTTCCGTGGTATTTGCAGAGACTCCTAAAAAAGAAAAGATCTTACTTGAATTTGTTTCTGCCAATCCAACTGGCCCTATGAATATTGTTTCTGCAAGGTCAGCTGCGTATGGAGATGCCTTGGCAAATTTACTAACAAGCCTTGGTCATACCGTCAAACGAGAGTTCTATGTGAATGATTATGGGAATCAGGTGTATTTACTTGGTGTTGCGGTTTTACTGCGAATATTTGAATCCAAGGGAGAACCAATTCAATTCCAAGAAGAAGAATCTCAGGATTCGGTCATCGATCTTGTTAAAAAAAGAATTCTTCCCAAAGAAAGTTACCGTGGCGAATACATCAAAGACATTGCCATCCAATGTTTAGAAGATGCATCGAGGACAAAATTTATTTTTGATTCTGTATCTTCAGAAAAATGGGATGAGGTGATTGATTTCCTTTCTCGTTATGCGGTAGAATACAATTTGAGCCGCCAAAAAGAAGACTTAGCTCTCTTTGGTGTGAACTTTGATTTGTTCTTTAGTGAACGTAGCCTTCATGAAGCGGGGGATGTGGAAAAAGTTCCTACTATCTTAAAAAAAGAAGATGTAACTACGATTGATGGAAAACTTCATTTCCTTTCTACTCTTTATGGAGATGATAAGGACCGTGTGATCAGAAGGGAAGATGGAAGACCAACTTACTTGATGGCAGACATTGCTTATCATTTTAATAAATTCACACGAGGGTTTGATACATTGATTGATATTTGGGGTCCGGACCATTATGGATACATCGCTCGTTTGAAAGGTGCGGTGAAATCCTTTGGGAAAGCAGATGAGAGTTTCCGAGTTCTCATCGCCCAACAAGTAAACTTAATCGAAAACAAAGAAAAAGTAAAAATGAGCAAACGTTTGGGAATTTTCCAAACCATGCGCGATCTTTTATCTTATTTAGGAAAACAAGGTAGGGATGTAGGACGTTATTTCTTTTTAATGAGAAGTTCGGATGCTCCCCTTGATTTTGATTTGGATTTAGCAAAAGACGAATCTGATAAAAACCCTGTGTTTTATATTCAATACGCTCATGCAAGGATTTGTTCCATTTTTCGTGAATTACAAGTGCCAATGGATCTTAAACTTCTACAATCGGGAATATCAGATGAGTTTTTAAAACAAGAGGAACGAACTCGTCTTCTTTTTTGGGTGGCAAGATTACAAGAAGAAGTATTTGACACTGCTACAAGTTTTGAACCCCACAGACTTACTAACTATTTACAATCTTTGAGTAAATCTTTTACAAAGTTTTATTCGCAAAAAGATAATAGAATCAAAGACAAAACTGGAAACGAAAGAGATACCCTTCTTGCACTCGTGCTTTACACGAAGTTTGCTTTAGAAAGTGGATTAAAACTTCTTGGTATTTCTGCACCTGAAAAGATGTCAAAAGAAGATACTGAACAGTAA
- a CDS encoding nicotinamide-nucleotide amidohydrolase family protein — MESPYIVIIATGSEITAGRSLDTNSSWMANQLFELGWKVKKFIALPDNPELILSELQNLKELTKTKPVLALMTGGLGPTEDDYTLETVLKLSGKKSYSVEKAKIRLTRVYESRGKQYSDILPTVLRQTHVPEDCKILDNNVGIAVGFVEPIGANSYLVCMPGVPSEMKEMFTRRLTPELKRLYPRENLVQKTKWLWNIGESLYQKDFVEKNRENLFSDVEWGVTANRGYIKCIFQSNDSERLERIVNELEKQYPKIISDDVFSFVHEELISKQLTIAVGESCTGGLLGKKLTDLPGSSSYFLGGFLTYSNEMKESLLGVSHEILSQFGAVSMETASSMANGIFEKTKADYCISITGIAGPDGGTDTKPVGTVWIGLKTPDGSVQTHSYIFPGNREGIRENASNTALFLLYQSLKQRNI; from the coding sequence ATGGAATCACCCTATATTGTCATTATTGCAACGGGATCTGAGATTACTGCCGGCCGAAGTTTAGATACAAATTCTAGTTGGATGGCAAACCAGTTGTTTGAACTGGGTTGGAAGGTAAAAAAGTTTATCGCACTACCAGATAACCCCGAACTCATTTTATCGGAACTGCAAAACTTAAAAGAACTAACAAAAACAAAACCAGTACTTGCTTTAATGACAGGGGGACTTGGACCAACGGAGGATGATTACACTTTAGAAACTGTTTTGAAGTTAAGTGGAAAAAAATCATATTCAGTGGAAAAAGCAAAGATTCGTTTAACGCGTGTATATGAATCTAGAGGAAAACAATATAGTGATATCCTTCCTACCGTTCTTCGCCAAACTCATGTTCCCGAAGATTGTAAAATTTTAGACAATAATGTTGGAATTGCAGTCGGGTTTGTAGAACCCATTGGTGCAAATTCTTACTTAGTATGTATGCCCGGGGTTCCTTCTGAAATGAAGGAAATGTTCACAAGAAGGCTTACACCGGAACTAAAAAGATTATACCCTCGAGAGAACTTAGTCCAAAAAACAAAGTGGTTATGGAACATTGGTGAATCCCTCTACCAAAAAGATTTTGTAGAAAAGAATAGAGAAAATTTGTTTTCAGATGTGGAATGGGGAGTAACTGCTAACAGAGGGTATATCAAATGTATCTTCCAGTCGAATGATTCCGAAAGATTAGAAAGAATTGTTAATGAGTTAGAAAAACAATATCCAAAAATTATTTCAGACGATGTTTTTTCCTTTGTTCATGAAGAACTAATTTCCAAACAACTGACAATCGCCGTGGGAGAGAGTTGTACTGGTGGGCTCCTTGGAAAAAAATTGACCGATTTGCCAGGTTCTAGTTCTTATTTTTTGGGTGGTTTTTTGACTTACTCCAATGAAATGAAAGAATCTCTACTTGGTGTGTCCCATGAAATTTTGAGCCAGTTTGGAGCAGTGAGTATGGAAACTGCAAGTTCTATGGCGAATGGAATCTTTGAAAAAACGAAAGCAGACTATTGTATCTCCATTACCGGCATCGCAGGACCCGATGGTGGAACCGATACAAAACCTGTGGGAACTGTATGGATTGGTTTAAAAACACCAGATGGTTCTGTTCAAACTCATTCCTATATCTTTCCTGGAAATAGGGAAGGGATTCGGGAAAACGCAAGTAATACAGCTCTATTTTTATTATACCAGTCTCTCAAACAAAGGAACATATAA
- a CDS encoding response regulator transcription factor, with protein MKQSILIVEDIHSIREAIMDLLSTKFNVFGAEHFEEAVWYLTNEKIDLTITDIRLPGKSGIDLVKLIQKEFPHILYALMTAYNINEYIKFAKDLHIWNIIPKYSFLDIHLIEVMVEKLLSNDIFGIEKYFTGDFKVHSQNINNEFEEAPNNGIIYKQIKSDQDRSILCGKISKNLIQLGAPKAIQQVLEELTSNAMIRAPRTHEGEYKYQFEIPSHDMVVPLDNIQLMPDDYFLIGYGATESTIFIVVRDQFGSLKKEEILHRLDRHISIDESTGFPKGLEDSHGRGLYICREISDQLIFNIEPGVCTETIAMINREGRTGFKSLSIYEVDPSKKTNQDSES; from the coding sequence ATGAAACAATCCATTTTAATTGTGGAAGACATCCATTCCATTCGAGAAGCCATCATGGATTTACTTAGCACCAAATTTAATGTTTTTGGTGCGGAACATTTTGAAGAAGCTGTTTGGTACTTAACAAACGAAAAAATTGATTTAACCATTACGGATATCCGTCTCCCAGGAAAGTCTGGAATTGATTTAGTGAAACTCATCCAAAAAGAATTTCCACATATATTGTATGCGCTAATGACAGCATACAATATTAACGAATACATTAAATTTGCCAAAGACCTTCATATTTGGAACATCATCCCAAAATATAGTTTTTTAGACATCCACCTAATCGAAGTAATGGTAGAAAAACTTCTTTCAAATGACATCTTTGGAATTGAAAAGTATTTCACGGGCGATTTTAAAGTTCATAGCCAAAACATAAACAATGAATTCGAAGAAGCCCCGAACAACGGAATCATTTACAAACAAATCAAATCGGACCAAGACCGCTCCATTCTTTGTGGAAAAATCTCCAAAAACTTAATCCAACTGGGAGCTCCTAAAGCCATTCAGCAAGTGTTAGAGGAACTCACATCCAATGCAATGATCAGAGCTCCCAGGACACATGAAGGAGAATACAAATACCAATTTGAAATCCCAAGCCATGATATGGTTGTCCCGCTGGACAATATTCAACTGATGCCAGATGATTATTTTTTAATTGGTTATGGCGCAACGGAAAGCACCATTTTTATTGTAGTTCGTGATCAATTTGGATCACTAAAAAAAGAAGAAATTCTGCATAGACTTGATCGGCATATTAGCATTGATGAATCCACTGGGTTTCCGAAAGGGCTAGAAGATAGTCACGGTCGGGGTCTTTATATTTGCAGAGAAATATCCGATCAACTTATCTTTAATATTGAACCAGGAGTCTGTACAGAAACCATTGCAATGATCAATAGAGAAGGAAGGACCGGATTCAAATCGCTTTCCATCTACGAAGTGGATCCATCCAAAAAAACAAATCAGGATTCAGAATCTTAA
- a CDS encoding PhoH family protein, giving the protein MDESFTFQEESLYQTVCGIGDSKLPLWESRLNVKLIPRGKSLIIQGNEDQVQVALDTFHKVEENFKRRPDKADYSFFDIDYLVGKVKDSSGGWPTPGSSDFQKEGETWTPRDKIFVTFKGKPIFPRTKNQESFVDSLHKNYITIAMGPAGTGKTFLSIASACRMMQTGEVDRLILTRPAVEAGENLGFLPGDLTQKVNPYLRPIYDALHECIGFEKTSEYLQVGKIEIAPIAFMRGRTLSHSFIILDEAQNCTLPQLKMFLTRFGKNSKMAISGDATQIDLAHGRSGLEKTVYTLRNLNGIETIFFGREDITRHPIVESIVRRFEENESLFSKKP; this is encoded by the coding sequence ATGGATGAAAGTTTTACATTTCAGGAAGAATCCCTCTACCAAACGGTATGTGGGATTGGAGACAGCAAACTACCGTTATGGGAAAGTCGCCTCAATGTAAAACTCATCCCCAGAGGAAAATCTCTTATCATCCAAGGAAACGAGGACCAGGTCCAAGTGGCCTTGGATACTTTCCATAAAGTGGAAGAAAATTTCAAACGTAGACCAGACAAAGCCGATTATTCATTTTTTGATATTGATTACTTGGTGGGTAAGGTAAAAGATTCCAGTGGTGGTTGGCCCACTCCTGGTTCCTCTGACTTCCAAAAGGAAGGGGAAACTTGGACGCCTAGAGACAAAATCTTTGTCACCTTTAAAGGAAAACCCATCTTTCCTCGAACGAAAAATCAGGAAAGTTTTGTCGATAGCCTTCATAAAAACTATATCACCATTGCTATGGGTCCAGCCGGAACTGGAAAAACTTTTTTATCCATTGCGTCAGCATGCCGAATGATGCAAACGGGAGAAGTGGACCGGCTTATCCTCACAAGGCCTGCTGTGGAAGCAGGTGAAAACTTAGGTTTTTTACCGGGTGACTTAACACAAAAAGTAAACCCATACCTTCGTCCCATCTATGATGCGTTACACGAATGTATTGGTTTTGAAAAAACGAGCGAATACTTACAAGTGGGTAAAATTGAAATTGCTCCCATTGCCTTTATGAGAGGTCGGACACTTTCTCATTCCTTTATCATTTTGGATGAAGCACAGAACTGTACACTACCTCAGTTAAAAATGTTTCTCACACGATTTGGAAAAAATTCAAAAATGGCAATCTCTGGGGATGCCACACAAATTGATTTAGCTCACGGACGTTCTGGCCTTGAAAAAACTGTGTATACCTTACGAAATCTAAATGGGATCGAAACAATTTTCTTTGGAAGAGAAGACATCACACGTCACCCGATCGTCGAATCTATAGTAAGACGTTTTGAAGAAAACGAAAGTCTCTTTTCGAAAAAACCATGA
- a CDS encoding HD family phosphohydrolase codes for MKAILDSSMTQVTDFLTRVRPVSVVRNIQIILVFLTLLFVTYVLSIPFFGQTSVNTDPDGMFSEGKIAPETIQSVKEFSYEDTEKTNLEKQKAAASVPYAFDKDFGILVTGIDTNLSEDVELLRAILAEGKATPGSVKDRIPRWRNRTNEEIQAILDYPRKDKLKSFLQQYTNLIFSKYCIVKEDLPFSKDLDKAGAKIRNIGTQDQTSIIDGNLVIPRSQIYKEGPVASVLSKLASEKLPNVSDSLLKAVSRIGLYYVYSYPACNYNPEETENARMRATNAIPIQKSRIQANEVIVRSGDVITPEVKIKLDMMNRYATRANLASIVSIFLTQCVLIVIVGFYLIRYRPNRLNDLSSNLIIFFTLWIVIASIYLLSKVFYATDSDLSGVYYFGMFVPVGMLCLLLGFVYDEQLSIAIGFFLAFAVFFASRYNPTSFMLAFTVAVMSSIYGRRLLKRIDFLKAGFLLTFVQILVTTAGYLFDGREFYVTTGAGFFRDLTNSNLFRITVMCFVNGFASATAVQFLLPMYEYVFNIPTRFKLIELADTGHPLLQQLLTKAPSTYTHTFMVAALSERAAQNLNLDRLLVRVGVYFHDIGKIPNAGFFVENQHLIPKPEHIDKNNPALAAKTVIDHVLDGIEMAKKARLPREIISFIPEHHGTSTMAFFYHKALQEISPSARKNINKKDFQYPGPKPQSKETAIVMIADSLEAASRSLDEVSPESLDELIRKIVNSKLAENQLDESGLTIGDLEVIKSSFKEVLLSSLHQRPKYPKPEDTKALESAGSKKSKK; via the coding sequence ATGAAAGCCATTTTAGATTCTTCCATGACTCAGGTAACAGACTTTCTCACGAGAGTGAGGCCAGTTTCTGTAGTTCGAAACATTCAAATCATCCTTGTTTTTCTGACTTTGTTGTTTGTGACCTATGTACTTTCGATTCCTTTTTTTGGACAAACAAGTGTCAATACGGATCCTGATGGAATGTTTTCAGAAGGAAAAATTGCTCCAGAAACAATTCAGTCGGTCAAAGAATTTTCTTACGAAGACACTGAAAAAACAAACCTAGAAAAACAGAAAGCAGCAGCAAGTGTCCCTTATGCGTTTGATAAAGATTTCGGAATTTTGGTGACAGGCATTGACACCAATCTTTCTGAAGATGTGGAACTCCTTCGTGCGATTCTTGCAGAAGGAAAAGCAACACCTGGTTCAGTCAAAGATCGAATTCCTAGATGGAGAAACAGGACCAATGAAGAAATCCAAGCCATCCTAGATTATCCGAGAAAAGATAAGTTAAAAAGTTTTCTCCAACAATATACCAACTTAATTTTTTCTAAGTATTGTATCGTGAAAGAAGACCTCCCTTTTTCGAAAGATTTGGACAAAGCGGGAGCTAAAATTCGTAATATTGGAACCCAAGACCAAACATCCATCATTGATGGAAATTTGGTAATCCCAAGGTCTCAGATTTATAAAGAAGGACCTGTTGCTTCCGTATTATCAAAGTTAGCTTCTGAAAAATTGCCAAATGTTTCTGATTCTCTACTCAAAGCAGTGTCTCGGATTGGACTTTATTATGTATATTCTTATCCAGCCTGTAACTACAATCCGGAAGAAACGGAAAATGCGCGGATGCGGGCCACCAATGCCATCCCAATTCAAAAAAGTCGCATCCAAGCCAATGAAGTAATTGTGCGTTCAGGAGATGTGATCACTCCAGAAGTAAAAATCAAATTGGATATGATGAACCGTTATGCCACTCGGGCAAACTTAGCATCGATAGTATCTATATTTTTAACTCAATGTGTATTAATTGTGATTGTTGGGTTTTATTTGATTCGTTACCGCCCGAACCGATTGAATGATCTTTCGAGTAATCTGATCATCTTCTTTACACTTTGGATTGTGATTGCGTCTATTTATCTACTTTCAAAAGTTTTTTATGCAACTGACAGTGATTTGTCGGGAGTTTACTATTTTGGAATGTTTGTACCGGTGGGTATGCTTTGTTTGCTTCTTGGGTTTGTTTATGACGAACAACTCTCTATTGCCATTGGTTTTTTTCTGGCCTTTGCTGTATTTTTTGCCTCAAGATACAATCCGACATCGTTTATGTTGGCCTTTACTGTAGCTGTCATGAGTTCTATTTATGGAAGGAGACTTCTCAAACGGATCGATTTTTTGAAAGCCGGGTTTTTACTTACCTTTGTCCAAATTCTTGTGACGACTGCCGGTTATTTGTTTGATGGAAGGGAGTTTTATGTAACGACCGGAGCCGGTTTTTTCCGCGACCTAACAAATTCCAATCTCTTTCGCATCACAGTTATGTGTTTTGTGAATGGGTTTGCCAGTGCAACGGCAGTTCAGTTTTTACTTCCAATGTATGAATATGTTTTTAATATTCCAACACGTTTTAAACTGATTGAACTGGCCGATACGGGCCATCCATTGTTGCAACAGTTATTAACCAAAGCCCCTTCCACCTATACACATACATTTATGGTGGCAGCTTTGTCTGAACGAGCTGCGCAAAATTTAAATTTGGACCGCCTTCTTGTGCGTGTGGGTGTTTATTTTCATGATATTGGAAAGATCCCCAATGCTGGTTTTTTTGTGGAAAACCAACATTTGATCCCAAAACCAGAACATATTGATAAAAACAATCCTGCATTGGCAGCAAAAACAGTCATCGATCACGTGTTAGATGGGATTGAGATGGCAAAAAAAGCAAGGCTTCCGAGAGAAATTATAAGTTTTATCCCGGAACACCACGGCACGTCCACTATGGCATTTTTTTACCACAAGGCATTGCAGGAAATCTCTCCCTCTGCTAGAAAAAATATCAATAAAAAAGATTTTCAATACCCAGGACCCAAACCTCAAAGTAAAGAAACCGCCATTGTGATGATTGCTGATTCTTTGGAAGCTGCCTCACGTTCGCTCGACGAGGTATCACCTGAAAGTTTAGATGAACTCATTCGTAAAATTGTAAATTCAAAACTTGCCGAAAACCAATTGGATGAAAGCGGTTTGACCATTGGTGATTTAGAGGTGATAAAATCTAGTTTTAAGGAAGTATTACTTTCTAGTTTGCACCAAAGACCAAAATACCCCAAACCGGAAGATACAAAAGCTTTGGAATCTGCCGGTTCTAAAAAATCTAAAAAATGA
- the aspS gene encoding aspartate--tRNA ligase has translation MNQWVSSEYKNRISATSVSDASVGKTLFLSGWAFRYRDQGGVIFIDLRDRSGILQIVARKEILGDDFSKVEKIRSEFVIAVKGKLSLRDAESVNPKMETGKYELIAESVEILNTSKTPPFTLDEFDPSGEEIRLKYRYLDMRREELRDRLVLRHKLTFALREYLDSKSFLEIETPILNKSTPEGARDFLVPSRLNAGEFYALPQSPQLFKQILMIGGMERYFQIVKCFRDEDLRADRQPEFTQLDMEFSFVTEEDIRSEIEAMWAFALKKVFQLEVNAPFATMPYHVAMEEYGSDKPDIRFGMKLVNVSEIVKDADFQVFSAAVSGGGVVKAICVPGGSVISRKEIEDLTSWLSRDFRAKGLAYMKHGANGLESTITKRFTPEALAAIAKAVGSKEGDMVFFGADSSKIVNASLGALRLKLSEKYDPPKVPYSFHWVVDFPMFELDETTKTWTFLHHPFTSPKEEDFDKLRDWKAGKEVDLSSIGAKAYDLVLNGTEIGGGSIRIHNSEIQSLVLEAIGIGEEDAKSKFGFLLDALSFGAPPHGGIAFGVDRIMMLLTGGTSIRDVIAFPKTQKGTCMMSEAPGPVEAKQLEELKLRVVTI, from the coding sequence TTGAATCAGTGGGTCAGTTCCGAATACAAAAATAGAATTAGCGCAACAAGTGTCTCTGATGCCTCTGTTGGTAAAACTTTATTCCTTTCCGGTTGGGCTTTTCGTTACCGCGACCAAGGAGGAGTGATCTTTATCGATCTTCGTGATCGTTCGGGAATTTTGCAAATTGTAGCCCGTAAAGAAATTTTGGGAGATGACTTTTCCAAAGTAGAAAAAATTCGTTCCGAGTTTGTGATTGCTGTCAAAGGTAAACTTTCCCTTCGCGATGCAGAATCCGTAAACCCAAAGATGGAAACCGGTAAATACGAACTGATCGCAGAATCAGTAGAAATTTTAAATACATCCAAAACACCTCCGTTTACTTTAGATGAGTTTGATCCATCCGGAGAAGAGATTCGGTTAAAGTATCGTTATCTCGATATGCGCCGTGAAGAACTTAGGGACCGATTGGTATTACGCCACAAACTAACATTTGCTCTCCGTGAGTATTTGGATAGTAAATCCTTTTTAGAAATTGAAACTCCTATTTTAAATAAATCCACACCAGAAGGAGCACGTGATTTCCTTGTTCCTTCTCGTTTGAATGCCGGTGAGTTTTATGCTCTCCCGCAGTCACCACAACTTTTCAAACAGATCCTGATGATTGGGGGAATGGAACGGTACTTCCAGATCGTAAAATGTTTTCGAGATGAAGATTTACGTGCGGACAGACAACCGGAATTCACTCAGTTGGATATGGAGTTTTCTTTTGTAACAGAAGAAGACATTCGTTCTGAAATTGAAGCTATGTGGGCTTTTGCTCTTAAGAAAGTGTTTCAATTAGAAGTGAATGCACCTTTTGCCACCATGCCGTATCATGTGGCGATGGAAGAGTATGGTTCGGACAAACCAGACATTCGGTTTGGAATGAAACTAGTCAATGTATCCGAAATTGTCAAAGATGCGGACTTCCAAGTTTTTAGTGCCGCTGTTTCTGGTGGTGGGGTGGTGAAAGCCATCTGTGTTCCGGGTGGGTCTGTGATTTCTCGTAAAGAAATTGAAGACTTAACTTCTTGGTTATCACGCGACTTCCGAGCCAAAGGCCTTGCGTATATGAAACACGGTGCCAATGGACTTGAGTCTACCATCACCAAACGTTTCACACCAGAAGCTCTCGCTGCCATTGCCAAAGCGGTTGGATCCAAAGAAGGGGATATGGTATTTTTTGGTGCCGACTCCTCGAAGATTGTGAATGCCTCTCTTGGTGCCCTACGTTTGAAATTATCTGAAAAATATGATCCACCTAAGGTTCCTTATAGTTTCCATTGGGTTGTGGACTTTCCTATGTTTGAACTGGATGAAACCACAAAAACTTGGACCTTCCTCCACCATCCTTTCACTTCTCCAAAAGAAGAAGACTTTGATAAACTAAGAGATTGGAAGGCTGGGAAAGAAGTTGACCTTTCTTCCATTGGTGCTAAAGCTTATGATCTAGTTCTCAATGGCACTGAAATTGGTGGTGGTTCCATCCGGATCCACAACTCAGAAATCCAAAGTTTAGTTTTGGAAGCCATAGGAATTGGGGAAGAAGATGCTAAGTCTAAATTTGGATTTTTACTGGATGCACTTTCTTTCGGCGCACCACCTCATGGGGGGATTGCCTTTGGAGTGGATCGGATTATGATGTTACTCACTGGGGGAACTTCCATTCGTGATGTCATTGCCTTCCCAAAAACTCAAAAAGGAACTTGTATGATGAGTGAAGCACCAGGTCCTGTTGAGGCTAAACAACTAGAAGAATTAAAACTCAGGGTAGTCACTATTTAA